In Sorghum bicolor cultivar BTx623 chromosome 10, Sorghum_bicolor_NCBIv3, whole genome shotgun sequence, one genomic interval encodes:
- the LOC8076696 gene encoding aquaporin NIP1-4 produces MARREDDSYTNGSVFEVSVEEGRKDKSAEAYAIDDLQPAAAAEAEVDDDDALCGMSASVAFIQQLIAEFLATFFLIFAGCGVITVNDDNGMATFPGVALVWGMTVMAMIYAVGHVSGAHINPAVTVGFAISGRFPWRKVPAYMVVQMVAATMASLVLRLMFGGEHLRASVTVHADGGSNIQSLVLEFFITFYLMFVIMGVATDDRAEGQMAGLAVGGTIILNALFAGPVSGASMNPARSIGPALVGNKYTSLWVYIFGPFAGAAAGARAYNLIRRTDKTLAEVTKSASRTN; encoded by the exons ATGGCAAGGCGAGAAGACGACTCCTACACCAACGGGTCGGTGTTCGAAGTGTCCGTGGAGGAAGGGAGGAAGGACAAGTCGGCCGAAGCGTACGCCATCGACGATCTgcagcctgctgctgctgctgaggcagaggttgacgacgacgatGCGCTCTGCGGCATGTCGGCCTCAGTTGCTTTCATTCAGCAG CTCATTGCGGAATTCTTGGCAACGTTCTTCCTGATCTTCGCCGGCTGCGGGGTTATCACGGTGAACGACGACAACGGCATGGCCACGTTCCCAGGCGTCGCCCTGGTGTGGGGGATGACCGTCATGGCCATGATCTACGCCGTTGGCCACGTCTCCGGCGCGCACATCAACCCCGCCGTCACCGTCGGCTTCGCCATCTCCGGCCGGTTCCCCTGGAGGAAG GTCCCAGCGTACATGGTGGTGCAGATGGTGGCCGCGACGATGGCGAGTCTGGTGCTGCGGCTGATGTTCGGCGGGGAGCACCTGCGCGCCTCGGTGACAGTGCATGCGGACGGCGGTTCCAACATCCAGTCGCTCGTGCTGGAGTTCTTCATCACCTTCTACCTCATGTTCGTCATCATGGGCGTGGCCACCGACGATCGAGCG GAAGGGCAGATGGCTGGGCTTGCTGTGGGCGGAACCATCATACTCAACGCGTTGTTTGCTGG GCCGGTGTCTGGAGCGTCGATGAACCCGGCGAGGAGCATCGGGCCGGCGCTGGTGGGGAACAAGTACACCTCGCTGTGGGTGTACATCTTCGGGCCGTTCGCCGGGGCGGCCGCCGGAGCGCGGGCGTACAATCTCATCCGCCGCACCGACAAGACGCTTGCCGAGGTCACCAAGAGCGCCAGCCGGACAAACTGA